Proteins encoded in a region of the Sulfurimonas marina genome:
- a CDS encoding peptidylprolyl isomerase: MINITKKIFYEPLLHFLLLGAIAYFYFDYSQDVQTTISKPTLTLQHYELENLQNTTQLETKKLVFEYLTYQKILLAEAYSLGLYKENPEIDNLLLEKMEYLFKNDTQFQEPSEEQLKKFYQEHLNDYSKVNSLDLYIFTFNENIEKNVIKILPTITDLRPYAKKYKQLTPNSIKEKFGSYIALKLSTLPEGFWSEAIENKLFFITNKQVSTPYPFEEVEGIVYENYKKSFQVKNEKEEYAKLFNKYIIKEQK; this comes from the coding sequence ATGATAAATATAACAAAAAAAATTTTTTATGAACCGTTACTGCATTTTTTACTTTTAGGTGCTATCGCTTATTTTTACTTTGATTACTCCCAAGATGTTCAAACGACTATCTCAAAACCTACTCTTACGCTTCAGCACTATGAGCTGGAAAACCTACAAAACACAACACAACTAGAAACCAAAAAACTAGTTTTCGAGTATCTTACATACCAAAAGATACTTTTAGCAGAAGCCTATTCTTTAGGACTTTATAAAGAGAACCCAGAGATAGACAATCTTCTTCTTGAAAAAATGGAGTATCTCTTTAAAAATGATACACAGTTTCAAGAACCTTCCGAAGAGCAACTCAAGAAATTTTATCAAGAGCATCTTAACGACTATAGTAAAGTGAACTCCCTAGATCTTTATATCTTTACATTTAATGAGAATATAGAAAAAAATGTGATAAAAATTCTTCCTACAATTACCGATCTTCGCCCTTATGCCAAAAAATATAAACAACTGACCCCAAATTCGATTAAAGAAAAATTCGGCAGTTATATTGCGCTAAAACTTTCCACTTTACCGGAAGGTTTTTGGAGTGAAGCAATTGAAAACAAACTCTTTTTTATAACAAACAAACAGGTCTCAACACCTTACCCTTTTGAAGAAGTTGAAGGGATAGTTTATGAAAACTATAAAAAAAGCTTTCAAGTAAAAAATGAGAAAGAAGAATACGCTAAACTCTTTAACAAATACATAATTAAAGAACAGAAATAG
- a CDS encoding HAD-IIB family hydrolase, protein MKKIYITDLDHTFLRTDLSVSDYTKKIWNSYEKDSVISIATARTYKKTMQFLKGVSINAPMILLDGALIATTDKKIVDTKFVSKEMADEIIEEGGKLGIYPFVLSLVDQELNEAFTYSTTLNNYQTEILKRYANDDHTQGFKNLRAMDDNFKIVYMADEAILIELEERIKKIFGDELKYILAPEAYMGCYFLTILHKDADKAHGITSVSESAGFDLNNLSVFGDNLNDIGMFNLANTSVAVANAHDDVKKMADIVLQHSNDEDGVAKYLEGLRDG, encoded by the coding sequence ATGAAAAAAATATATATAACTGACCTTGATCATACATTTTTGCGCACAGATTTATCTGTAAGTGATTATACTAAAAAAATATGGAACTCTTATGAAAAAGATTCCGTTATTTCGATAGCTACAGCGAGAACTTATAAAAAGACGATGCAGTTTTTAAAGGGTGTAAGTATCAATGCACCGATGATATTACTTGATGGGGCATTGATCGCAACAACTGATAAAAAGATTGTAGATACTAAGTTCGTCTCAAAAGAGATGGCCGATGAGATCATCGAAGAGGGTGGAAAACTTGGAATCTATCCCTTTGTCCTCTCTTTAGTGGATCAAGAGCTCAATGAAGCGTTTACTTACTCAACGACGCTCAATAACTATCAAACAGAGATTTTAAAACGTTATGCTAACGACGACCACACACAAGGTTTTAAAAACCTTCGTGCAATGGATGATAATTTTAAGATCGTTTATATGGCTGATGAAGCGATACTTATTGAACTGGAAGAAAGAATTAAGAAGATATTTGGTGATGAACTCAAATATATCCTGGCACCGGAAGCGTATATGGGATGCTACTTTTTAACTATTTTACATAAAGATGCAGATAAGGCTCACGGTATTACAAGTGTGAGTGAATCAGCAGGATTTGATCTGAATAATTTGAGTGTTTTTGGGGATAACCTTAACGATATAGGAATGTTTAATCTAGCTAACACTTCCGTAGCAGTTGCAAATGCCCATGACGATGTGAAAAAAATGGCAGATATCGTTTTACAACATAGTAACGATGAAGACGGTGTTGCAAAATATCTTGAGGGGTTAAGAGATGGATAG
- a CDS encoding sugar MFS transporter, producing MDRSATILSMSIIAVLFFIFGFVTWLNGSLIPFLKVLCDLNEFEALFVTFAFYISYTVMAYPMSYLLELTGYKKGMSLGLLVMAVGSLLFIPAAFMREFGIFLLALFVLGTGLTILQSASNPYIVLLGPIESAARRISIMGLINKSAGVLAPIVFTALILSDIPVLQELQESNLDLLSQKLVTPYLVMASILLALILFVHFSPLKEVEYEEDDVYDHVSIFRFPHVVLGAIALFFYVGIEVIAGDTIGLYAQSLGLEDVTILTSYTMACMVSAYLVGVIAIPKFLSQKSALAFSSLLGIVFIFLIVFTPKESHIFMETIPDTVLFVALLGLSNALVWPTIWPLVLEGLGRHTPKASALLIMSIAGGALLPLLFGRISLYTNDMQLSYLLGIVSYLFILFYALKGHRIGRD from the coding sequence ATGGATAGAAGTGCAACAATTCTCTCTATGAGTATCATAGCGGTTTTATTTTTTATATTTGGATTCGTGACGTGGTTAAACGGTTCGCTGATCCCGTTTTTAAAAGTGTTATGCGATCTCAATGAATTTGAAGCACTGTTTGTTACTTTTGCATTTTATATCTCTTATACGGTGATGGCATATCCTATGTCATATCTTTTGGAACTTACAGGTTATAAGAAGGGGATGAGTTTAGGTTTATTGGTGATGGCGGTTGGAAGTTTACTTTTTATCCCTGCTGCTTTTATGAGAGAGTTTGGAATCTTTTTGCTCGCTCTTTTTGTATTAGGTACGGGACTGACTATCTTACAGAGTGCTTCAAACCCTTATATCGTTTTACTCGGACCTATTGAGAGTGCAGCACGTCGTATCAGTATCATGGGGCTTATAAATAAATCTGCGGGAGTTCTCGCACCTATTGTATTTACTGCATTAATTTTATCAGATATCCCCGTACTTCAAGAGTTGCAAGAGAGTAATTTAGATCTATTATCGCAGAAGCTGGTTACACCCTATCTTGTTATGGCCTCTATTTTATTGGCACTGATCTTATTTGTCCATTTTTCCCCTTTAAAAGAGGTGGAATATGAGGAGGATGATGTTTATGATCATGTAAGTATTTTTAGATTTCCTCATGTAGTTTTAGGTGCAATTGCACTGTTTTTTTACGTAGGTATCGAAGTGATTGCAGGGGATACTATCGGGCTTTATGCACAAAGTTTGGGGCTTGAAGATGTCACTATACTCACATCTTATACAATGGCATGTATGGTCTCTGCATACCTAGTCGGTGTTATAGCAATTCCAAAATTCCTCTCTCAAAAAAGTGCACTTGCATTCTCATCACTCTTAGGAATTGTATTTATTTTTTTAATTGTTTTTACTCCAAAAGAGAGCCATATATTTATGGAAACAATCCCTGATACAGTGCTGTTTGTAGCACTTCTTGGGCTTTCAAATGCTTTGGTATGGCCGACTATCTGGCCTTTGGTGTTAGAGGGCTTAGGGCGACATACTCCCAAAGCGAGTGCACTTTTAATTATGTCTATTGCAGGGGGAGCACTCTTACCGCTTCTTTTTGGGCGTATCTCTCTTTATACGAATGATATGCAGTTGAGTTACCTTTTAGGGATTGTAAGTTATCTTTTTATCCTTTTTTATGCACTTAAAGGGCATAGGATAGGGAGAGATTAA
- a CDS encoding cytidylyltransferase domain-containing protein, whose amino-acid sequence MLNGKTFLAVIPARGGSKRLPRKNVLDLAGKPLIGWSIEAAQKSKYLDALLVSSDDSEILELSKNYGAATLLRPQELASDTATTFDTLKHAIENSKEYDYIVLLQPTSPLRTAQDIDEAIKLLINKDADGIISVCEMEHSPLWSNTLSEDKSMKHFLNEEVLNKRSQDLETYYRLNGAIYIAKIDKFLENGSFFLKNNIFAYEMEQQHSIDIDTKIDFLFAELLLKEQNG is encoded by the coding sequence ATGCTTAATGGGAAAACTTTTCTAGCGGTAATTCCTGCACGAGGCGGTAGTAAACGCTTGCCCCGAAAAAATGTTTTAGATTTGGCAGGCAAACCGCTGATAGGATGGAGCATTGAAGCAGCGCAAAAAAGTAAGTATCTAGATGCTCTTTTAGTCTCCAGTGATGATAGCGAGATCTTAGAGCTATCAAAAAACTACGGAGCGGCAACACTTCTTCGCCCGCAAGAGTTGGCAAGTGATACGGCAACTACATTTGATACGCTAAAACATGCGATAGAGAACTCAAAAGAATATGACTACATTGTTTTACTCCAACCTACAAGTCCTTTAAGAACGGCTCAGGATATAGATGAGGCGATAAAACTCCTCATAAACAAAGATGCTGATGGCATAATTTCTGTTTGTGAGATGGAGCATAGTCCTCTTTGGAGCAATACACTATCGGAAGATAAGTCAATGAAACATTTTTTAAACGAGGAAGTGCTCAACAAACGGAGTCAGGATTTAGAGACATATTACAGGCTCAACGGTGCAATATATATTGCCAAAATAGATAAATTTTTAGAAAACGGCAGCTTTTTTCTAAAAAATAATATTTTCGCTTACGAGATGGAGCAACAACACTCAATCGATATAGATACAAAGATCGACTTTTTATTTGCAGAACTTCTACTAAAGGAACAGAATGGATAA
- the fliD gene encoding flagellar filament capping protein FliD — protein sequence MAISSLGLGSGVLTMDVLDQLKAADEAARINPLERQLLTIQDKQAEFNVLDATMTNLFDSIWELKSPTLYDERSTSVSGTSVEVTASANSDIQSFTLNVLSLATTQIEQSGSFTSATTAGLVATAAGTMNLNVNGTDYTINYDETMTLDDIKAEINNVAGADVNATVVQVASGDFRLFLNSVNTGTTQDITITDTTGNLAGTQLTTGMTAVQTGSDAQFEFNGQLVTRTSNNVTDLITGYDITLKEVGSSTVDVTQNRDEIMMRIDSFVEKYNSAMTYLNKVTKNSIESDERGLFSSDSTIRNMQNAIRNAMDTIGGGVSNLYEYGFDIDKDGKLTIDKTVLNDKLDTNAGNVEVFFSGGDYDNGDGTTTAIDGAFTELYNVVETYTGLGKSLDNLQSSISDSISSLEERKATAIERLNNKYDTMAQQWGAYDSLIARFTSSANAFIMMVNAQSAASSS from the coding sequence ATGGCAATTAGTTCATTAGGTTTAGGATCGGGTGTTTTAACGATGGATGTACTAGACCAACTAAAAGCTGCAGATGAAGCTGCAAGGATTAATCCGCTAGAAAGACAATTATTAACTATACAAGATAAACAAGCTGAATTCAATGTTCTAGATGCGACGATGACAAACTTATTCGATAGTATTTGGGAACTAAAATCACCAACTCTGTATGACGAACGTTCTACAAGTGTTAGTGGTACATCAGTAGAGGTAACGGCTTCTGCAAACAGTGATATTCAAAGTTTTACGTTAAATGTTCTCTCATTAGCTACAACTCAGATTGAGCAGTCTGGTTCATTTACAAGTGCAACAACTGCAGGTCTTGTAGCAACTGCTGCAGGGACTATGAATTTAAATGTAAACGGGACTGATTATACAATCAACTATGATGAAACAATGACTTTAGATGATATAAAAGCAGAAATCAATAACGTTGCAGGAGCAGATGTAAACGCGACAGTTGTACAGGTTGCAAGTGGTGATTTCCGTTTATTCTTAAACTCTGTAAATACGGGAACTACTCAAGATATTACTATAACAGATACAACGGGAAATCTTGCAGGGACACAGTTAACTACAGGTATGACAGCTGTACAAACAGGGAGTGATGCGCAGTTTGAGTTTAACGGACAATTGGTAACAAGAACTTCAAATAATGTAACTGACCTTATAACAGGTTACGATATCACTTTAAAAGAGGTTGGCAGTTCAACTGTAGACGTTACGCAAAATCGTGATGAGATTATGATGAGAATCGATAGTTTTGTAGAAAAGTATAATTCTGCGATGACTTATTTAAACAAGGTGACAAAAAATAGTATAGAATCAGATGAACGTGGTCTTTTCTCTTCTGATAGTACTATTAGAAATATGCAGAATGCAATTAGAAATGCAATGGATACTATTGGAGGTGGTGTTAGTAACCTTTATGAATATGGTTTTGATATCGATAAAGATGGAAAATTAACAATTGATAAAACTGTGTTGAATGACAAACTTGATACGAATGCCGGGAATGTAGAAGTTTTCTTCTCAGGCGGTGACTATGATAACGGTGATGGTACAACAACGGCGATTGATGGAGCATTTACTGAGCTATATAATGTTGTGGAAACTTATACAGGTCTTGGAAAAAGTTTAGATAATCTACAATCGAGTATCAGTGACTCTATCTCATCTTTAGAAGAGAGAAAAGCTACTGCAATTGAAAGATTGAATAATAAGTATGACACAATGGCTCAGCAATGGGGTGCTTACGATTCTCTTATAGCAAGATTTACGAGTTCAGCGAATGCATTTATTATGATGGTAAATGCACAAAGTGCTGCAAGTAGTAGCTAA
- a CDS encoding SDR family NAD(P)-dependent oxidoreductase, which produces MKNAIVTGASSGIGYALTKRLLALGYSVIGVSRSVDETLFEEPNFKAMQCDLSDEKQTLQLIEKLKKEEIFILINCAGFGEFAPHEELSSKTITQMTFLNLTAPMLLTNATLRSLKQNKGYLLNINSIEALRSSKFAGVYSATKSGLKAFSDALFEETRKSELSITNINPDMTQSSFYDDLHFDVSDNENSKLLAEDIADALEHILRMRKGAVISDYTIRSLHFGINKKPKR; this is translated from the coding sequence ATGAAAAACGCAATAGTTACAGGTGCAAGCAGCGGGATAGGTTATGCACTAACAAAACGGTTGTTAGCACTAGGTTATAGTGTTATCGGTGTTAGCCGCAGTGTTGATGAGACTCTTTTTGAAGAGCCAAATTTTAAAGCTATGCAGTGTGACTTGAGCGATGAAAAACAAACACTCCAACTGATCGAAAAGTTAAAAAAAGAGGAGATCTTTATATTGATTAATTGTGCAGGATTTGGAGAATTTGCCCCTCATGAAGAGTTAAGTTCCAAAACAATAACGCAAATGACTTTTTTAAATCTCACAGCTCCGATGCTTCTTACAAACGCAACTTTGCGATCACTGAAACAAAACAAAGGCTACCTCCTCAATATCAACTCTATTGAAGCGCTTCGATCGAGTAAATTTGCCGGAGTATACAGCGCTACAAAATCAGGACTCAAAGCGTTTAGTGATGCACTCTTTGAAGAAACAAGAAAGTCTGAGCTCAGCATCACAAATATTAACCCGGACATGACCCAAAGCTCTTTTTACGATGATCTGCATTTTGATGTCAGTGATAATGAGAACTCGAAACTTTTAGCCGAGGATATTGCCGATGCCCTGGAACATATCCTGAGAATGAGAAAAGGGGCAGTTATTAGTGACTATACTATTAGAAGTTTACACTTTGGGATAAATAAAAAGCCTAAGAGGTAA
- the galE gene encoding UDP-glucose 4-epimerase GalE — protein MILVTGGAGYIGSHTCVELSNAGLDFVVFDNLCNSSKESLTRVSQIIGKDVNFIEGDIRDKEALQKVFDLYNIDSVIHFAGLKAVGESVEKPLEYYDNNIIGTIRLCEVMEQNNCKKIVFSSSATVYGDPLTTPITEDFPLSATNPYGKTKLFIEEILRDLFGSDHAWKIVLLRYFNPIGAHKSGLIGEDPNGIPNNLMPYISQTAVGKLKQLSVFGDDYDTHDGTGVRDYIHVVDLADGHVKAIEKIDTLDNVLTVNLGTGKGYSVLDMVKAFEKASGKEIPYKITSRRKGDIAKCFADPSYAKSVLGWKAKRSIDEMCEDSWRWQSNNPNGYKNN, from the coding sequence ATGATATTAGTCACCGGCGGAGCTGGATATATAGGTTCACATACCTGCGTAGAATTAAGTAATGCAGGACTTGATTTTGTAGTATTTGATAATCTTTGCAACTCTTCAAAAGAGAGTTTAACGAGAGTATCACAAATAATCGGTAAAGATGTGAATTTTATAGAGGGTGACATTAGAGATAAAGAGGCTTTACAAAAAGTATTTGATCTCTATAATATCGATTCCGTGATTCATTTTGCAGGACTTAAAGCTGTTGGAGAGTCTGTCGAAAAACCGTTAGAGTATTATGACAATAATATAATAGGGACTATAAGACTTTGTGAAGTGATGGAGCAAAACAATTGTAAAAAGATAGTTTTTAGCTCTTCAGCAACAGTGTATGGAGATCCTCTTACTACACCGATTACAGAAGATTTTCCCCTTTCAGCCACAAACCCGTATGGCAAAACAAAACTTTTTATTGAAGAGATACTTAGAGATCTATTTGGTTCAGACCACGCGTGGAAAATAGTACTGCTTCGTTATTTTAATCCTATAGGTGCACATAAATCAGGTTTAATCGGTGAAGATCCAAACGGAATACCAAACAATCTTATGCCTTACATTTCACAAACTGCCGTGGGCAAATTAAAGCAGTTAAGTGTATTTGGAGATGATTATGATACACATGATGGTACGGGTGTGAGAGATTATATCCATGTTGTTGACTTGGCAGACGGACACGTAAAAGCGATTGAAAAAATTGATACATTAGATAATGTTTTGACGGTTAATTTGGGAACAGGAAAAGGGTACTCAGTTTTAGATATGGTTAAGGCATTTGAGAAGGCTTCTGGTAAAGAGATTCCATATAAAATTACATCAAGACGCAAGGGTGATATAGCAAAATGTTTTGCCGATCCGAGTTATGCGAAGTCTGTTCTAGGATGGAAAGCAAAGCGTTCAATTGACGAAATGTGTGAAGACAGTTGGAGATGGCAGTCTAATAATCCTAACGGATATAAAAATAACTAG
- a CDS encoding motility associated factor glycosyltransferase family protein — translation MDNQLIEQEAQEKFQKNLLYFQKEVPVLYEKLMAFENAIANGYYTQKYNLEYTKEGYFDVQEIESGKWLYGVNSDKHAEIIAKNIDYSKQDNLFETFRDLTFSEESLKQYEEMDIVDSSLSTIAPIVHYTNQYASKETTTMKKIYKFIFMGVGLGLHLIKVHEKIHATTYFIVEDDLELFYLSLYVTDYQLLKDDGVTIIFSIFDDEEAFRYKVYSFLRTMPVYNHYLKYFPLLSHSTEKLKIMHSAIISQDYLKFPHSAVMQVYLRPLEYLKEQYKFVSINGLKKASIFHTNPILVLGAGPSLQKDIEWVKKNKGQFIIIAVSAALGLLEKNNIKPDIIIHVDGFEASMKHLEKVSSIEFFDESITLFASFTYPEFAQAFKKENMYIFQAAASIKKNYGHITASNVGIMSYVLSIYFGAKQIYTLGLDMALDAETGQTHLEGHLHSKALDIKHELDLEEDINYHETVLSTKGNFLDEIPTTPHFIASLMEIKGIVRNLQKDDQHSFNLSDGAYISNTTPLKSEDFDPQSLPVLDKQKLFKDLKATFEDASDIGLTQEEYQDIEQRVIHAKNILKRIEEFKTLKFSSIDQYHYDLLGLFIDILTEHDVEEAKDTNNIITLYIQMISGYLFDFINTKEIDNPKRHIKKLNKLLVTQLTRVVTYYEEFLENFLKSVEHH, via the coding sequence ATGGATAATCAACTCATAGAACAAGAAGCACAAGAGAAATTTCAAAAAAATTTACTATATTTTCAAAAAGAAGTACCCGTTCTATATGAGAAATTAATGGCTTTTGAAAATGCAATCGCCAATGGTTACTACACACAAAAGTATAATTTAGAATATACAAAAGAGGGATATTTTGATGTCCAAGAGATAGAGAGTGGAAAATGGCTTTACGGTGTTAATAGTGACAAACATGCCGAAATAATTGCTAAAAATATAGATTATTCAAAACAAGACAACCTCTTTGAAACTTTTAGAGACTTAACATTTTCAGAGGAGAGTTTAAAGCAGTATGAAGAGATGGATATCGTAGATTCTTCACTCTCAACTATTGCTCCGATCGTACATTATACGAACCAGTATGCTTCAAAAGAAACAACAACTATGAAAAAGATTTACAAGTTTATCTTTATGGGTGTTGGACTGGGACTACACCTTATAAAAGTGCATGAAAAAATCCATGCTACTACATATTTTATAGTAGAAGATGACCTTGAACTGTTTTATCTATCACTCTATGTTACAGACTATCAACTACTTAAAGATGATGGCGTAACAATCATCTTTTCTATCTTTGACGATGAAGAAGCATTCAGATATAAAGTTTACTCTTTCTTACGTACAATGCCTGTATATAACCACTATCTAAAATATTTCCCTCTTTTGAGCCATTCAACAGAAAAACTAAAGATTATGCATAGTGCTATCATCTCTCAAGATTACCTGAAGTTCCCTCATTCGGCAGTAATGCAGGTATATCTAAGACCATTGGAATATCTCAAAGAACAATATAAGTTTGTCAGTATTAATGGATTAAAAAAAGCTTCCATTTTCCATACAAATCCTATCTTAGTTCTTGGGGCAGGTCCCTCTTTACAAAAAGATATAGAATGGGTTAAAAAGAATAAGGGACAGTTTATTATTATTGCCGTAAGTGCTGCTTTAGGCTTATTGGAGAAAAATAATATAAAGCCAGACATTATCATCCATGTTGATGGATTTGAAGCAAGTATGAAACACCTTGAAAAGGTCTCTTCTATCGAGTTCTTTGACGAAAGTATTACTCTTTTTGCCTCTTTCACATACCCTGAATTTGCACAAGCTTTCAAAAAAGAGAATATGTACATCTTCCAAGCGGCAGCTTCAATCAAAAAAAATTATGGACATATTACAGCTTCAAATGTTGGTATTATGAGTTATGTGTTATCTATATATTTTGGAGCAAAACAGATCTATACGCTTGGTCTTGATATGGCGCTGGATGCTGAAACAGGGCAAACACACCTTGAAGGACATCTCCATAGTAAAGCACTTGATATTAAGCATGAACTCGATTTAGAAGAGGATATTAACTATCATGAAACGGTTCTTTCAACTAAAGGAAACTTTTTAGACGAAATTCCTACTACTCCACACTTTATCGCTTCACTTATGGAGATTAAAGGAATAGTACGAAACCTCCAAAAAGATGATCAACACTCTTTTAACCTTTCAGACGGGGCATACATCTCAAATACTACGCCACTAAAAAGTGAAGATTTCGATCCTCAGTCACTTCCGGTTCTTGATAAACAAAAACTCTTTAAAGATTTAAAAGCAACTTTTGAAGATGCCTCTGATATTGGACTTACTCAAGAGGAATATCAAGATATAGAACAACGTGTTATACATGCAAAAAACATCTTAAAACGTATAGAGGAATTTAAAACACTTAAGTTTAGTTCTATAGACCAATATCACTACGATCTTTTAGGATTGTTTATAGATATACTGACAGAACATGATGTTGAAGAAGCAAAAGATACGAATAATATTATTACACTTTATATTCAAATGATAAGCGGATATCTGTTTGACTTTATAAATACGAAAGAGATTGATAATCCAAAAAGACATATCAAAAAATTAAATAAACTGCTTGTTACACAATTAACACGTGTTGTAACATACTATGAAGAGTTTTTGGAGAACTTTTTAAAGTCTGTAGAGCATCACTAG
- a CDS encoding HupE/UreJ family protein: protein MSFFRIVFLLTFLSVFLQAHQTGLSFLNLKKNSDATIDVVYKKPLSDTRDKDISINYPSRCLQNTPTLKSIENGFIIRKYQLHCGENGLKGTRIWVEGLVSSDRGVVVRYQSDDTLYKSLLRATTPFIEFNKQNTKLQLFIEYLQLGILHILTGFDHLSFVMGLLILSVSLRKLLYTISAFTLSHSITLVFGILGTSTINIAYVEAMIALSILFLAKEIMLKRRTFTKKHLGVVAFLFGLIHGFGFSSNLSQIGLPHDEIPLSLFSFNLGIELGQIIFILISALVLKGIHKFISEKKVDTAVAYVIGSVSSFWLLERVPF from the coding sequence ATGTCTTTTTTTCGTATTGTTTTTCTGCTGACTTTTCTCTCTGTTTTTTTACAAGCCCACCAAACAGGACTCTCATTTCTAAATCTCAAAAAAAACAGTGATGCCACTATAGATGTAGTCTATAAAAAGCCCCTTTCAGATACAAGAGATAAAGATATTTCTATCAATTACCCTTCACGCTGTCTCCAAAATACACCAACACTCAAAAGCATTGAAAACGGCTTTATTATCAGAAAATATCAACTTCACTGTGGGGAAAACGGTTTAAAAGGTACTAGAATTTGGGTAGAGGGACTTGTTTCAAGCGATCGGGGTGTAGTTGTGCGTTATCAGAGTGATGACACTCTTTATAAATCTCTATTAAGAGCTACTACACCTTTTATAGAGTTCAATAAACAAAACACTAAATTACAACTTTTTATAGAGTACCTACAGTTGGGGATCTTACATATCTTGACCGGTTTTGATCACCTCTCATTTGTGATGGGACTACTCATATTGTCTGTAAGTCTGCGTAAACTGCTTTATACCATTTCCGCTTTTACCCTTTCACACTCCATTACTCTAGTATTTGGAATATTGGGTACGTCCACAATTAACATCGCTTATGTGGAAGCAATGATAGCATTAAGTATCCTCTTCTTGGCAAAAGAGATAATGTTAAAACGTCGAACATTTACAAAAAAGCACTTAGGAGTCGTAGCGTTTCTATTTGGCCTGATTCATGGTTTTGGATTCTCTTCAAACCTTTCTCAGATAGGCTTGCCGCACGATGAGATACCCCTTTCACTCTTTTCATTTAATCTTGGGATAGAGCTCGGACAAATAATTTTTATCTTAATTTCCGCATTGGTTTTAAAAGGGATACACAAATTTATTAGTGAAAAAAAGGTAGATACAGCCGTAGCTTATGTAATAGGCTCTGTATCTTCATTTTGGCTTTTGGAGAGGGTCCCTTTTTAA
- the fliS gene encoding flagellar export chaperone FliS encodes MYGNAAHNIYSENNVAIESSEKLVELMYEGVLRFNTLAKKAMDAGNIEKKVYWINRSIAVIDELVAILNFEGGAVAHYLKGLYNYQITLLLDVNMHDDAKKLEECTNVFKELLEAWRDATHVA; translated from the coding sequence ATGTATGGAAATGCGGCACATAATATTTATTCAGAAAACAATGTAGCAATTGAATCATCGGAAAAATTAGTAGAACTTATGTATGAAGGTGTTTTAAGATTTAATACGTTGGCAAAAAAAGCGATGGATGCTGGTAATATAGAGAAAAAAGTGTACTGGATAAATCGTTCTATAGCCGTAATTGATGAGTTAGTAGCTATCTTAAACTTTGAAGGTGGGGCTGTTGCACACTATTTAAAAGGTTTATACAATTACCAAATTACGCTACTTTTAGATGTGAATATGCACGATGATGCAAAAAAACTTGAAGAGTGTACAAACGTATTTAAAGAGTTGCTTGAAGCATGGAGAGATGCTACACATGTGGCTTAA